From one Streptomyces sp. CA-210063 genomic stretch:
- a CDS encoding thiamine pyrophosphate-dependent enzyme encodes MTTAVREETRVGDDVTDLAALTDPVDLVATLTERAVRARRLVVDMAASPRGCHLGGSLSVLDILIAALHRAAGDDGTEVVLSKGHAAAGLYAALHVSGILPENPAPLYGLAGHPYTGHPGPKVPGVRFPTGSLGHGVPYAAGWALSQRIGGGNGLGIAVAGDGELQEGLVWETCQVAAAQELANFVLVVDRNGGQNDGMVADISPLPQLPQRFAAFGFDVVEVDGHDLRALTALLAEDRSTARRPLAVVADTVKGKGVRAVEGKPGCHYVTIDEARAAKWKRAIR; translated from the coding sequence ATGACCACGGCCGTACGCGAAGAGACCCGGGTCGGGGACGACGTGACCGACCTGGCTGCCCTGACCGACCCTGTCGACCTGGTGGCCACCCTCACCGAACGTGCCGTGCGGGCCCGCCGGTTGGTGGTCGACATGGCGGCGAGCCCGCGCGGCTGCCACCTCGGCGGCAGCCTCTCCGTCCTCGACATCCTGATCGCCGCGCTGCACCGCGCCGCCGGCGACGACGGCACCGAGGTCGTCCTCAGCAAGGGCCACGCGGCGGCCGGGCTCTACGCGGCCCTGCACGTCAGCGGCATCCTGCCGGAGAACCCGGCCCCGCTGTACGGCCTCGCCGGCCACCCCTACACCGGCCACCCCGGCCCCAAGGTGCCCGGCGTCCGCTTCCCCACCGGCAGCCTCGGCCACGGCGTCCCGTACGCCGCCGGCTGGGCGCTGTCGCAGCGGATCGGCGGGGGGAACGGGCTCGGTATCGCGGTCGCCGGGGACGGCGAGCTGCAGGAGGGCCTGGTCTGGGAGACCTGCCAGGTCGCCGCCGCGCAGGAACTGGCCAACTTCGTGCTCGTCGTCGACCGCAACGGCGGCCAGAACGACGGGATGGTGGCGGACATCTCGCCGCTGCCCCAACTCCCGCAGCGGTTCGCCGCGTTCGGCTTCGACGTCGTCGAGGTCGACGGCCACGACCTGCGCGCCCTCACCGCCCTGCTGGCCGAGGACCGCTCGACCGCCCGCCGCCCCCTCGCCGTCGTCGCCGACACCGTCAAGGGCAAGGGCGTACGAGCCGTCGAGGGCAAACCCGGCTGCCACTACGTGACCATCGACGAGGCGCGCGCCGCCAAGTGGAAGCGAGCGATCCGATGA
- a CDS encoding transketolase: MSLPATALLTDERPVTLSGRDAYRDELTRLAASDDTIVCLEADLGGKGHPFQAAHPERFFNLGIAEGAMVDMAAGLAAGGHKPFVSTFAPFAALRAAESLKLTLGYLAAGVTVVAPYAGVSGAWFGTTHHCLEDLAILRSVPGVTIAAPYGDAEMRAVVREAVRSGRPHYIRTGRNATYESLPGVGAELPLVNWEFTAADPDAVCLVSVGEEGTRLALAARRAAPGTAHAHLVYLDHEHLTEAAAELARHHSRFVVVEEHRGQGGVAEALALLLPACQVTSVSANRSWPSQGGDHEEVMAALGLDLPAVLDALDRAATAAGHPTTR, translated from the coding sequence ATGAGCCTTCCGGCAACCGCGCTCCTCACCGACGAGCGACCGGTGACCCTGTCCGGTCGCGACGCCTACCGGGACGAGCTGACCCGGCTCGCCGCCTCCGACGACACGATCGTCTGCCTGGAGGCGGACCTGGGCGGCAAGGGACACCCCTTCCAGGCCGCCCACCCGGAGCGTTTCTTCAACCTCGGGATCGCCGAGGGAGCCATGGTCGACATGGCGGCGGGCCTGGCCGCCGGCGGGCACAAGCCGTTCGTCAGCACCTTCGCCCCGTTCGCCGCCCTGCGTGCCGCCGAGAGCCTGAAGCTGACCCTCGGTTATCTGGCCGCCGGGGTCACGGTCGTCGCGCCGTACGCCGGGGTCTCCGGCGCCTGGTTCGGGACCACCCACCACTGCCTGGAGGACCTGGCGATCCTGCGCAGCGTGCCGGGCGTGACCATCGCGGCCCCGTACGGCGACGCCGAGATGCGCGCGGTCGTGCGGGAGGCGGTCCGCTCCGGACGCCCGCACTACATCCGTACGGGACGCAACGCGACATACGAGTCCCTCCCGGGCGTCGGTGCCGAACTGCCCCTCGTGAACTGGGAGTTCACGGCCGCCGACCCCGACGCCGTCTGCCTCGTCTCCGTCGGCGAGGAAGGCACCCGGCTCGCCCTCGCCGCCCGGCGGGCCGCACCCGGCACCGCCCACGCGCACCTGGTCTACCTGGACCACGAGCACCTGACCGAAGCCGCGGCCGAACTCGCCCGCCACCACTCCCGGTTCGTGGTGGTCGAGGAGCACCGCGGGCAGGGCGGGGTCGCCGAAGCGCTGGCCCTGCTGCTGCCGGCCTGCCAGGTCACGTCGGTCAGCGCGAACCGGAGCTGGCCCTCGCAGGGCGGCGACCACGAGGAGGTCATGGCCGCACTGGGCCTGGACCTGCCCGCCGTACTGGACGCACTGGACCGTGCCGCCACCGCCGCCGGTCACCCCACCACGCGCTGA